In Lemur catta isolate mLemCat1 chromosome 1, mLemCat1.pri, whole genome shotgun sequence, one DNA window encodes the following:
- the DIRAS1 gene encoding GTP-binding protein Di-Ras1: MPEQSNDYRVVVFGAGGVGKSSLVLRFVKGTFRDTYIPTIEDTYRQVISCDKSVCTLQITDTTGSHQFPAMQRLSISKGHAFILVYSITSKQSLEELGPIYQLIVQIKGSVEDIPVMLVGNKCDETQREVDTREAQAVAQQWKCAFMETSAKMNYNVKELFQELLTLETRRNMSLSIDGKRSSKQKRTDRIKGKCTLM, from the coding sequence ATGCCCGAGCAAAGCAACGACTACCGCGTGGTGGTGTTTGGGGCGGGCGGCGTGGGCAAGAGCTCGCTGGTGCTGCGCTTCGTGAAGGGCACGTTCCGTGACACCTACATCCCCACCATCGAGGACACCTACCGGCAGGTGATCAGCTGCGACAAGAGCGTGTGCACGCTGCAGATCACGGACACGACTGGCAGCCACCAGTTCCCGGCCATGCAGCGGCTGTCCATCTCCAAGGGCCATGCCTTCATCCTGGTGTACTCCATCACCAGCAAGCAGTCGCTCGAGGAACTGGGGCCCATCTATCAGCTCATCGTGCAGATCAAAGGCAGCGTGGAGGACATCCCCGTCATGCTGGTGGGCAACAAGTGCGACGAGACGCAGCGGGAGGTGGACACGCGCGAGGCCCAGGCGGTGGCCCAGCAGTGGAAGTGCGCCTTCATGGAGACCTCTGCCAAGATGAACTACAATGTCAAGGAGCTCTTCCAGGAGCTGCTCACACTGGAGACGCGCCGCAACATGAGCCTGAGCATCGACGGCAAGCGCTCCAGCAAGCAGAAGAGGACAGACCGCATCAAGGGCAAATGCACCCTCATGTGA